In Ruminococcaceae bacterium BL-4, one DNA window encodes the following:
- the ddl gene encoding D-alanine--D-alanine ligase, whose translation MAKKTIAILFGGSSSEHEVSCVSAAAVADHLSPELYDVQLLGITKDGRWYLFNGSTDEMRDGSWENNELNRKAFISPDTSLKGIVLEGENSFDVIKVDCIFPVLHGKNGEDGTLQGLLHLSGIPYVGCATLSSAVCMDKAVTHTLLSSWGIGQAEYLWFFADKYQGEGRLKIRQKIEARLGYPIFLKPANAGSSVGISRVNSEEELDDAVQKAAHEDSKIIVESLVVGQEVECAVLGNENPQASGVGEIAAAAEFYDYDDKYKNGKSQLYIPAHLSEEVSEEIRHTACRAYRLLGCTGLARVDFFVRDGKEIILNELNTLPGFTSISMYPKLWEKAGKSFSELLTDLINLAFERKHYQ comes from the coding sequence ATGGCAAAAAAAACGATTGCGATCCTATTCGGAGGCAGTTCTTCTGAGCATGAGGTTTCCTGTGTTTCGGCAGCCGCCGTTGCCGACCATCTTTCCCCCGAACTCTATGATGTACAGCTTTTGGGTATTACAAAAGACGGCCGCTGGTATCTTTTCAACGGTTCTACTGACGAAATGCGGGATGGTTCATGGGAAAATAATGAACTGAACCGAAAAGCTTTTATTTCTCCTGATACTTCTCTCAAAGGAATCGTTCTCGAAGGTGAGAATTCTTTTGATGTAATTAAAGTCGACTGCATCTTTCCGGTGCTTCACGGCAAAAATGGAGAGGACGGAACCCTGCAGGGGCTCCTCCATTTAAGCGGAATCCCCTATGTAGGCTGTGCGACACTTTCCAGTGCTGTCTGCATGGATAAAGCAGTCACGCATACGCTGCTCTCCAGCTGGGGAATCGGGCAAGCGGAATACCTCTGGTTCTTTGCCGATAAATATCAAGGAGAAGGACGTTTAAAGATCCGTCAAAAGATCGAAGCGCGCCTTGGATATCCGATCTTTTTAAAGCCTGCCAACGCTGGTTCTTCCGTTGGAATCAGCCGCGTGAATTCTGAAGAAGAGCTGGATGATGCCGTCCAAAAAGCTGCCCATGAAGACAGCAAAATTATTGTAGAAAGCTTAGTGGTCGGTCAAGAAGTGGAATGTGCTGTTCTCGGAAATGAAAATCCGCAGGCAAGCGGTGTTGGAGAAATTGCAGCGGCTGCCGAATTTTACGATTATGATGACAAATATAAAAATGGAAAAAGCCAGCTTTATATTCCGGCACACCTTTCTGAGGAAGTCTCCGAAGAAATCCGCCATACTGCCTGCCGTGCTTACCGCCTTTTAGGCTGTACCGGCCTTGCCCGGGTAGATTTCTTTGTGCGTGACGGAAAAGAAATCATCTTAAATGAACTCAATACCTTGCCGGGCTTTACAAGCATCAGCATGTATCCAAAGCTTTGGGAAAAGGCAGGAAAATCATTCAGCGAGCTATTGACGGATTTAATTAACTTAGCATTTGAACGCAAGCATTATCAGTGA
- a CDS encoding conserved protein of unknown function (Evidence 4 : Unknown function but conserved in other organisms): MKENYLISVLGKQQVNGQSDEIEVNTTGTYVRKGDKRYIMYKEYDENSQPTRTNILKIEGNNRLTVMRGGTDGTHLILENGKRYLCQYNTGYGNLMLGISTSELQNLLTDKGGSLKVQYTLDINSSLASSNELYITVKEAESKDV, translated from the coding sequence ATGAAAGAAAACTATCTGATTTCCGTCCTCGGCAAACAACAGGTCAATGGACAGTCGGATGAAATCGAAGTCAACACAACAGGCACTTATGTCCGCAAAGGCGATAAGCGCTATATAATGTATAAAGAATATGACGAAAATTCCCAGCCCACCAGAACCAATATCTTAAAAATAGAAGGGAATAACCGTCTCACCGTAATGCGCGGAGGAACAGACGGCACCCATCTGATTTTGGAAAACGGCAAGCGGTATCTTTGTCAGTACAATACCGGCTATGGGAATTTAATGCTCGGCATTTCAACCTCGGAACTGCAAAATCTTCTGACCGACAAGGGCGGCAGTCTGAAGGTTCAATATACGCTGGATATCAACTCCAGTCTTGCAAGCAGCAATGAACTTTATATTACCGTCAAGGAGGCAGAAAGCAAAGATGTCTAA
- the argS gene encoding Arginine--tRNA ligase translates to MSKYVGIATEGLKTAILESITKAQEKGTLPKGDAPAFALEIPADHSHGNWASNAAMVSARTFHMAPRKIAEAIKENISLSDTFFQNCEIAGPGFLNFFYKPKFYAAVLNDINACGKDYGKSDFGGKKRVLVEFVSANPTGPMHVGNARGGVLGDTMASVLGEAGYQVEREFYLNDAGNQVNKFGASLEARYLQLYQGEDAVSFPEDGYKGVDIIEHAKSFSQKYGDQYVKVSSEERRKALIQYALPLNIEGLQQDLLKYRICYDNWFKESTLHKNGEVEKVVELLKEKGATYEKEGATWFKGENYGSEDFVLVRKNGVPTYVVPDIAYHYNKLVTRNFDYAVDVFGADHHGYVPRLKGALQALGVDTSRLDVVLMQMVRLMRDGEVIKASKRSGKAITLVTLLDEVPVDAARFLFNLREPTSEIDFDLDLAVQQDSQNPVYYVQYAHARICSVMKKLKEEENMVPHPCTEKELALLKAPEELELINILSSYTDEIIDAAKELNPTRITRYALSLASLFHKFYTACRIKGEEEHLAAARLFLCHDTAIVLENVLALLKINAPESM, encoded by the coding sequence ATGTCTAAATATGTAGGAATTGCAACCGAAGGACTTAAAACGGCTATTCTCGAATCAATTACAAAAGCGCAGGAAAAAGGGACTCTGCCAAAAGGAGATGCCCCTGCTTTTGCACTGGAAATCCCCGCTGACCACAGCCATGGAAACTGGGCCTCTAATGCCGCTATGGTATCCGCCCGAACTTTTCATATGGCTCCGCGCAAAATTGCAGAAGCAATCAAAGAAAACATTTCTCTTTCCGATACTTTCTTCCAAAACTGCGAGATCGCCGGCCCCGGATTTTTGAATTTCTTTTATAAGCCTAAATTTTACGCAGCAGTCCTTAATGACATCAATGCCTGCGGAAAAGATTACGGAAAAAGCGACTTTGGCGGTAAAAAACGAGTTCTTGTAGAATTTGTATCCGCCAATCCCACTGGGCCTATGCACGTCGGCAATGCCCGCGGAGGTGTTCTGGGAGATACCATGGCCTCCGTACTAGGAGAAGCTGGTTATCAAGTGGAACGGGAATTTTATCTAAATGACGCTGGAAATCAGGTCAATAAATTCGGCGCTTCTCTGGAGGCCCGCTATTTACAGCTTTATCAAGGAGAGGACGCTGTATCTTTCCCGGAGGATGGCTACAAGGGAGTCGATATTATTGAGCATGCAAAAAGCTTCTCCCAAAAATACGGCGATCAATATGTAAAAGTTTCTTCCGAAGAACGCCGCAAAGCACTGATCCAATATGCTCTGCCGCTCAATATCGAAGGATTACAGCAGGATCTTCTTAAATACCGAATTTGCTATGATAACTGGTTTAAAGAATCCACGCTTCACAAAAACGGTGAAGTTGAAAAAGTGGTCGAGCTGCTTAAAGAAAAGGGCGCCACTTATGAAAAAGAAGGCGCCACCTGGTTTAAAGGCGAAAATTACGGATCCGAAGATTTTGTTTTAGTGCGTAAAAATGGGGTTCCCACCTATGTCGTTCCGGATATTGCCTATCATTACAACAAACTCGTTACCCGGAATTTTGATTACGCTGTCGACGTATTCGGTGCCGATCATCACGGCTATGTCCCGCGTTTAAAAGGTGCTTTGCAGGCCTTAGGAGTAGATACTTCCCGCCTGGACGTCGTTTTAATGCAAATGGTTCGCCTGATGCGAGACGGCGAAGTGATTAAAGCCAGCAAACGCAGTGGAAAAGCGATTACTCTTGTCACACTTCTCGATGAAGTCCCTGTAGACGCCGCACGATTCCTCTTTAATCTGCGCGAACCAACCTCTGAAATCGATTTTGACCTTGACCTTGCGGTTCAGCAGGACAGCCAAAATCCTGTTTATTATGTGCAATACGCACATGCACGCATCTGCAGCGTAATGAAGAAACTAAAAGAAGAAGAAAATATGGTTCCACACCCCTGCACAGAAAAGGAACTTGCGCTTCTGAAAGCTCCCGAAGAGCTGGAACTCATTAATATTCTTTCTTCTTATACGGATGAAATTATAGATGCTGCAAAAGAACTGAACCCTACCAGAATCACACGGTATGCGCTCAGCCTTGCTTCGCTGTTCCATAAATTCTACACCGCCTGCCGGATAAAGGGCGAAGAAGAACACCTCGCAGCAGCGCGCCTATTCCTCTGCCACGACACTGCCATTGTTTTGGAAAATGTTTTGGCACTCTTAAAAATCAACGCTCCGGAATCCATGTAA
- the rsmA gene encoding Ribosomal RNA small subunit methyltransferase A: protein MNLSDPQTIRSILSRHGFSFSKGLGQNFLIDPSVCPRMAEACGADKGVGVLEIGPGIGVLTKELCSRAEKVTAVELDHRLLPVLSETLSGFSNLHVMEGDILKLDLPELLKTEFPGLKIEVCANLPYYITSPVIMGLLEADLPIDALTVMVQKEAAERLCALPGTRACGSVSAAVWFYSEPEILFPVKRNCFLPSPKVDSAVIQLRIRSNPSIDVPSQKAFFRTVHACFSQRRKTVLNSLSAGLSLPKEKARQALSEAKILENRRAEQLSMDEFAALTRALSKGEFI from the coding sequence ATGAATCTTTCAGACCCGCAAACGATTCGGTCAATTTTATCTCGTCATGGATTTTCGTTTAGTAAAGGACTGGGGCAAAACTTTTTGATTGACCCTTCTGTCTGCCCAAGAATGGCGGAAGCCTGCGGTGCAGACAAGGGAGTCGGTGTACTCGAAATTGGACCTGGAATTGGCGTTCTGACAAAGGAACTTTGCTCCCGCGCAGAAAAAGTAACTGCCGTAGAACTCGATCATCGGCTTTTACCGGTCCTTTCCGAAACACTTTCTGGTTTTTCCAACCTCCATGTAATGGAAGGCGATATTTTAAAGCTGGATCTTCCAGAGCTATTAAAAACAGAATTTCCCGGTTTAAAAATTGAAGTCTGTGCAAACCTTCCTTATTACATTACATCTCCGGTCATTATGGGCCTTCTGGAAGCAGATCTTCCTATTGACGCTCTGACTGTCATGGTTCAAAAAGAGGCAGCCGAGCGGCTCTGTGCTCTTCCTGGGACAAGGGCCTGCGGTTCGGTAAGTGCGGCCGTCTGGTTTTATTCCGAGCCTGAGATTTTATTCCCCGTAAAAAGGAATTGTTTTCTGCCCAGTCCAAAAGTAGATTCCGCTGTCATTCAGCTAAGAATTCGCAGCAATCCTTCGATCGATGTTCCTTCTCAAAAAGCTTTTTTTAGGACTGTTCACGCTTGTTTTTCCCAGCGTCGCAAAACCGTGCTGAATTCGCTTTCGGCAGGATTATCCCTTCCGAAAGAAAAAGCCAGGCAGGCGCTTTCTGAAGCAAAAATTCTTGAAAACCGCCGCGCTGAACAACTTTCAATGGATGAATTTGCGGCTCTTACACGCGCACTTTCAAAAGGAGAATTCATATGA
- a CDS encoding protein of unknown function (Evidence 5 : Unknown function), which yields MKEKSDKQLSWIFFTIACVCALIGMILSPLNQEALSITFSMIAVVIALGGIFLAFESLKHSQNQ from the coding sequence ATGAAAGAGAAATCGGACAAACAGCTTAGCTGGATTTTCTTTACGATTGCCTGCGTCTGCGCACTGATTGGAATGATTTTGAGTCCTCTTAATCAAGAGGCACTCTCGATCACCTTTTCCATGATCGCAGTGGTTATCGCACTTGGTGGAATTTTTCTTGCATTCGAGTCTCTTAAGCACTCTCAAAACCAATAA
- a CDS encoding Cytidine deaminase, whose protein sequence is MLRKDKINYYLDIAETVSERSTCLRKMWGAIIVNNDEIVATGYNGAPRGRANCLDTGVCIREKLKIPRGERYEICRSVHAEANAIISASRRDMIGATLYLVGRDAATKEYVENPSSCSMCKRMVINAGILQVIVRINKTEYKAFPVHDWIENDESLSGTFGY, encoded by the coding sequence ATGCTGCGAAAAGATAAAATCAACTACTATTTAGACATTGCCGAAACGGTTTCGGAACGCTCAACTTGTCTGAGAAAAATGTGGGGCGCAATTATCGTTAATAATGATGAAATTGTTGCCACCGGCTATAATGGTGCTCCAAGAGGCCGCGCCAACTGTTTGGATACCGGCGTCTGTATTCGTGAAAAATTAAAAATTCCGCGCGGAGAACGTTATGAAATCTGCCGTTCCGTCCATGCGGAAGCAAATGCAATTATCAGCGCCTCCCGCAGAGATATGATCGGTGCCACTCTTTATTTGGTGGGACGTGATGCCGCCACTAAAGAATATGTAGAAAATCCATCCTCCTGTTCCATGTGTAAACGCATGGTAATCAATGCTGGAATTTTACAGGTGATTGTCAGAATTAATAAGACAGAATATAAAGCCTTTCCGGTTCATGACTGGATCGAAAATGATGAGTCTTTAAGCGGTACATTTGGATATTAA
- a CDS encoding conserved exported protein of unknown function (Evidence 4 : Unknown function but conserved in other organisms), giving the protein MKKVITGILALAFVGTMLSGCGNQQTPAEKLVAAAEKTNQAQSVNSKLNVDFGIGASARGMNMNLDMKMNFDCTSFKDPQKTKADGTIDMGIYGKQTMQIYSEKKDDQMLVYSNTGSGWEAASADTVNQVDPSKDLELYTEIAQDFKEAGTEKVNDQDALKITGTISGENLKKIFDSNALLQEVESIAGDDEEKLEQLYNNLGSISVNFWIDSKTGYLVKMQMDMADVIKNLFSEATTQSGAPSEVGLDVSTANIEISFANFGKADDFTIPDEARASANDNNVNSSSSTALAA; this is encoded by the coding sequence ATGAAGAAAGTTATCACCGGAATTTTAGCATTAGCGTTCGTGGGGACAATGTTGTCTGGCTGTGGAAATCAACAGACGCCCGCAGAAAAATTGGTGGCAGCGGCAGAAAAAACAAATCAAGCACAAAGCGTCAACAGCAAGCTAAACGTGGATTTTGGAATTGGAGCCTCTGCTAGAGGTATGAATATGAATTTGGATATGAAGATGAATTTTGATTGTACTTCTTTTAAGGATCCTCAAAAGACCAAAGCAGATGGAACGATTGATATGGGCATTTACGGCAAACAGACGATGCAGATTTACAGCGAGAAAAAGGATGATCAAATGTTGGTTTATTCCAATACTGGTTCCGGTTGGGAGGCTGCTTCTGCTGATACGGTAAATCAGGTGGATCCGTCGAAAGACTTGGAACTTTATACAGAAATCGCGCAGGATTTTAAAGAAGCTGGCACCGAAAAAGTCAATGATCAGGATGCACTTAAAATTACAGGAACCATTTCCGGAGAGAATTTAAAGAAGATTTTCGATAGCAATGCATTGCTTCAAGAAGTAGAATCAATTGCTGGAGATGATGAAGAGAAGCTTGAACAGCTTTATAATAATCTCGGGAGCATTTCTGTGAATTTCTGGATTGACTCCAAGACCGGGTATTTGGTCAAAATGCAGATGGATATGGCAGATGTTATAAAGAATCTATTTTCAGAGGCAACGACACAGTCAGGGGCTCCTTCTGAAGTTGGACTCGATGTCAGTACAGCGAATATTGAAATCAGTTTCGCGAATTTTGGTAAAGCAGATGACTTTACAATACCGGATGAAGCGCGCGCATCTGCGAATGACAACAATGTGAATAGCTCAAGTTCCACTGCATTAGCAGCATAA
- a CDS encoding Putative L-lactate dehydrogenase (Evidence 3 : Putative function from multiple computational evidences; Product type e : enzyme) has protein sequence MTYEEILKSAQGQMGPFCKACPVCNGMACKNRIPGPGAKGTGSVFIRNYQKWQEICVNLDTIGDRASADPTFSLFGKEFSLPVFAAPVGAMQLHYGDKYDDLAYNKILVSACAENGIAAFTGDGTNPAVFESAANVIGQNGGMGIPTVKPWDPKTLNDRLKLAEKADPLAIAMDIDAAGLPFLKNLNPPAGRKTVEELRGIIHMTQKPFLLKGIMTVKGAKKALEAGASGIVVSNHGGRVLDGCPATAEVLPQIADAVGDKMTILVDGGIRSGLDVFKALALGADGVLIGRPFVTMVYGGGKEGVKTYVEKLRAELCDTMELCGAHTLQEIGRSMIFKAV, from the coding sequence ATGACATACGAAGAAATTTTAAAAAGTGCACAGGGACAGATGGGGCCTTTTTGTAAGGCCTGTCCTGTTTGTAATGGCATGGCTTGTAAGAATCGAATCCCCGGTCCTGGCGCAAAGGGCACCGGCAGTGTTTTTATTCGAAATTATCAGAAGTGGCAGGAAATTTGTGTCAATTTGGATACGATTGGAGATCGTGCTTCGGCTGATCCCACATTTTCCCTTTTTGGCAAAGAATTTTCTCTGCCGGTTTTTGCAGCCCCTGTTGGTGCAATGCAGCTGCATTACGGCGATAAGTATGATGACCTTGCTTACAATAAAATTCTGGTTTCTGCGTGTGCGGAAAATGGAATTGCTGCGTTTACCGGGGACGGAACAAATCCAGCAGTTTTCGAGAGCGCGGCAAATGTGATCGGACAAAACGGGGGGATGGGAATTCCTACCGTAAAACCGTGGGATCCTAAGACGCTGAATGATCGGCTGAAGCTTGCAGAGAAAGCCGATCCACTTGCGATTGCGATGGATATTGACGCGGCGGGCCTTCCGTTCTTAAAAAATCTCAATCCTCCGGCAGGAAGAAAAACGGTCGAAGAGCTCAGAGGAATCATCCATATGACGCAGAAACCGTTCCTTCTAAAAGGAATCATGACGGTAAAAGGTGCAAAAAAAGCGCTGGAAGCAGGTGCTTCCGGAATTGTTGTTTCGAATCACGGAGGTAGGGTGCTGGATGGATGCCCTGCTACTGCCGAAGTTTTGCCACAGATTGCAGATGCAGTCGGCGATAAAATGACGATTCTGGTAGACGGAGGAATTCGGAGCGGTCTTGATGTTTTTAAAGCACTTGCCCTCGGTGCAGATGGCGTTTTGATTGGACGACCTTTTGTTACCATGGTTTATGGAGGCGGAAAAGAAGGGGTCAAAACTTATGTGGAAAAGCTTAGGGCGGAACTTTGTGATACAATGGAGCTTTGCGGAGCGCATACATTGCAGGAGATTGGCCGCTCGATGATTTTTAAAGCAGTATAA
- the leuB gene encoding 3-isopropylmalate dehydrogenase (Evidence 2a : Function from experimental evidences in other organisms; PubMedId : 10095787, 15228537, 15916605, 17389690; Product type e : enzyme), with protein MNTYHIVVLKGDGIGPEIVEEAMKTLEKAGEKYGFSMEFREALLGGSAIDATGVPLPQETIDCCKAADSTLLGAVGGPKWDNQPGNNRPEAGLLGIRGALGLFANLRPAVIFPQLREASPLKSKIIGENLDILIVRELTGGIYFGERGRGEKNGNIYAYDTEKYSVPEIRRIARKGFEMAMKRNKKLCSVDKANVLESSRLWRKTVADMAQEYPEVELTNLYVDNCAMQLVCNPKQFDVIVTSNIFGDILSDEASMISGSIGMLASASLGAGKSGLYEPVHGSAPDIAGTGKANPLATILSGAMMLRYSLEEPEAAEGIEAAVTKALDHARTADIASPQLPQVSCKEMGELVRKFI; from the coding sequence ATGAATACGTATCATATCGTAGTCCTCAAAGGGGACGGAATTGGGCCGGAGATCGTCGAAGAAGCGATGAAAACGCTCGAAAAAGCAGGCGAAAAATATGGATTTTCGATGGAATTTAGGGAGGCACTTTTAGGCGGAAGCGCGATCGATGCGACAGGGGTTCCACTGCCGCAGGAAACAATCGATTGCTGCAAAGCGGCAGACAGTACCCTTTTGGGTGCGGTTGGAGGCCCTAAATGGGATAATCAGCCCGGAAATAACCGTCCGGAAGCGGGACTGCTTGGAATTCGCGGGGCTTTAGGACTTTTTGCCAATCTGCGCCCGGCGGTTATTTTTCCACAGTTGAGAGAAGCTTCTCCGCTTAAGAGCAAAATTATTGGAGAAAATCTTGATATTCTCATTGTGCGGGAGCTTACCGGTGGAATTTATTTTGGTGAACGGGGCCGCGGAGAAAAAAATGGAAACATTTATGCCTATGATACCGAAAAATACTCAGTACCGGAAATTCGCAGGATTGCACGCAAGGGTTTTGAAATGGCAATGAAGCGCAATAAAAAACTCTGCAGCGTCGATAAGGCAAATGTGCTGGAATCATCCCGCCTATGGCGTAAAACAGTCGCTGATATGGCACAGGAGTACCCGGAAGTGGAACTCACCAATCTTTATGTTGATAATTGTGCAATGCAGTTGGTTTGCAATCCGAAGCAGTTTGATGTGATCGTGACCTCCAATATCTTTGGAGATATTCTTTCCGATGAAGCTTCTATGATTTCGGGTTCTATCGGAATGCTGGCTTCTGCAAGTCTCGGTGCCGGAAAGTCAGGGCTTTATGAGCCGGTTCACGGCTCAGCGCCTGATATTGCTGGAACCGGAAAAGCAAATCCTCTCGCAACGATTCTTTCCGGCGCTATGATGCTGCGCTATTCTTTAGAGGAGCCGGAGGCGGCAGAAGGAATTGAGGCAGCTGTCACAAAAGCGTTAGACCATGCACGTACGGCGGATATTGCTTCGCCTCAGCTTCCGCAGGTATCCTGTAAAGAGATGGGCGAATTGGTACGGAAATTTATTTGA
- the leuA gene encoding 2-isopropylmalate synthase has protein sequence MMYEGCKKYIPFQPVSLPDRTWPDQILNKAPVWCSVDLRDGNQALVDPMNLEEKLLYFKTLVEIGFKEIEIGFPSSSETEYEICRTLIEKNLIPDDVTIQVLVQAREHLIRKTFEAIKGAKNVIVHFYNSTSTLQRKVVFKTDMQGVINIAVEGAKLVRRLTEEEIKRSGANIRYEYSPESFSGTEMDNAVKICEEVLDTLGATPEKKVILNLPNTVEMCTPNTHADQIEYFIRHLKGRDRAIISLHPHNDRGTGVAATELALMAGAERVEGTLFGNGERTGNVDIMNLAMNLYSQGVDPHLDFSNIRHIRDVYEKCTNMRVHDRHPYAGNLVFTAFSGSHQDAIKKGIDYMHAHESLYWEVPYLPIDPADVGREYEPIIRINSQSGKGGAAFVMQQSFGFDLPKAMHPEFGAAIKEACDAAGRELIPSEIFHIFRKEYLDLQAPYHLKSYKLYEERLSDDESDSDEDTPSAVHFEGNIRFHHEDHPVSAIGNGPIDAFFKALEQVGIKNYRFVTYREHAIDAGADSKAVSYIQLQDPKGRDIFGVGVHPNISMASIKGIICAVNRAVLRNQKEAEE, from the coding sequence ATGATGTATGAGGGTTGTAAAAAGTACATTCCGTTTCAGCCGGTTTCTCTGCCGGACCGCACGTGGCCGGATCAGATACTCAATAAGGCGCCGGTTTGGTGCAGCGTAGATCTGCGCGACGGAAATCAGGCATTGGTAGATCCAATGAATTTGGAAGAAAAACTGCTTTATTTTAAGACTCTGGTTGAAATCGGTTTTAAAGAGATTGAAATTGGATTTCCGTCTTCTTCAGAGACCGAATATGAAATTTGCCGAACACTGATCGAAAAGAATTTGATCCCGGACGACGTGACGATTCAGGTATTGGTGCAGGCCAGAGAGCATCTGATTCGCAAAACTTTTGAGGCAATCAAAGGCGCTAAAAATGTGATTGTGCATTTTTATAATTCCACTTCTACCTTACAGCGTAAAGTGGTTTTTAAAACGGATATGCAGGGAGTCATCAACATTGCAGTGGAGGGCGCAAAACTGGTTCGTCGCTTGACGGAAGAAGAGATCAAAAGGAGCGGGGCCAATATTCGCTATGAGTATTCGCCAGAGAGCTTTTCAGGCACTGAGATGGATAACGCGGTAAAGATCTGCGAAGAGGTGCTGGATACTTTGGGGGCAACGCCGGAGAAAAAAGTAATTTTGAATCTGCCCAATACGGTAGAGATGTGTACCCCTAATACTCATGCAGATCAGATCGAATATTTTATTCGTCATTTAAAGGGACGCGACCGTGCGATTATTAGTCTGCATCCGCATAATGACCGCGGCACCGGCGTTGCAGCGACAGAGCTTGCTCTGATGGCCGGAGCAGAACGGGTAGAGGGAACTCTCTTTGGAAACGGGGAGCGCACCGGCAATGTAGATATTATGAATCTTGCGATGAATCTTTACAGTCAAGGGGTTGACCCACACCTCGATTTTTCCAATATTCGTCATATTCGCGACGTTTACGAAAAATGTACCAACATGCGGGTGCATGACCGCCATCCTTATGCGGGAAATCTGGTCTTTACTGCATTTTCCGGATCCCATCAGGATGCAATTAAAAAGGGAATCGATTATATGCATGCACATGAATCCCTTTATTGGGAGGTTCCGTATCTGCCGATTGACCCCGCGGATGTAGGCAGAGAATATGAGCCGATTATCCGTATTAACAGCCAGTCCGGAAAAGGCGGCGCTGCTTTCGTAATGCAGCAGAGCTTCGGATTCGATCTGCCAAAAGCGATGCATCCGGAATTTGGTGCGGCAATCAAAGAAGCGTGTGATGCTGCGGGAAGAGAATTGATCCCCAGTGAGATTTTTCATATTTTCCGCAAAGAATATTTGGATCTGCAGGCGCCTTATCATCTCAAGTCTTATAAGCTTTATGAAGAGCGGCTGAGCGACGACGAAAGCGATTCTGATGAGGATACTCCGTCTGCGGTTCATTTTGAAGGAAATATTCGTTTCCATCACGAAGACCATCCGGTCAGCGCCATTGGAAATGGCCCGATCGATGCTTTCTTTAAGGCTTTGGAACAGGTTGGAATCAAGAATTATCGGTTTGTAACTTATCGTGAACATGCAATCGATGCCGGTGCGGACAGTAAGGCAGTTTCTTATATTCAGCTTCAGGATCCCAAGGGACGTGATATTTTCGGCGTTGGGGTGCATCCGAATATCAGTATGGCATCAATTAAAGGAATTATCTGTGCGGTAAACCGTGCAGTTTTACGGAATCAGAAGGAGGCAGAAGAATGA
- a CDS encoding protein of unknown function (Evidence 5 : Unknown function) yields MTVRIFPQKKSQRQKSFCLWDESIRGTTQVQFRKGTLSSLYQGHGSDNAAAASGPTESEPAAQG; encoded by the coding sequence TTGACTGTGCGGATTTTCCCACAAAAAAAGTCCCAAAGGCAGAAATCATTCTGTCTTTGGGACGAATCTATTCGTGGTACCACCCAAGTTCAGTTCCGCAAAGGAACCCTCAGCAGCCTCTATCAAGGCCACGGCTCTGATAACGCTGCCGCTGCGTCCGGCCCTACTGAATCGGAACCGGCGGCTCAGGGATGA